In a single window of the Nycticebus coucang isolate mNycCou1 chromosome 13, mNycCou1.pri, whole genome shotgun sequence genome:
- the LOC128563400 gene encoding pseudouridylate synthase 1 homolog, which produces MAGNMKAPSAVASRHPPDRKARGGWPGRARTWEDSEHQAKKLRGSEEEPRSWLPKPKIVLLLAYAGKDYNGMQRNAGSSQFKTIKDDLVSALVRSGCIPENHGEDMRKISFQWCARTDKGVSAAGQIASLKVWLIDDILEKIDIHLPSHIRILGLKRVTGGFNSKNKCDARTYCYMLPTFAFAHKDRDVQVEIYRLSPETLQRVNRLLAYYKGTHNFHNFTSQKGPRPPGAESYILEMFCEEPFEWEGLEFAVIKVKGQSFMMHQIRKMVGLVVAIVKGYARESVLECSWGEKKVDVPKAPELGLFLERVHFEKYKQCFVNDGLHEPLDWVQEEGKVAAFKEEHIYPTIFSIQRDERSMAQWLSTLPVHDFSATALAAAGTGTKVGAGSWQG; this is translated from the coding sequence ATGGCTGGGAACATGAAGGCACCCTCCGCTGTGGCGTCCAGGCACCCGCCGGACAGGAAGGCCAGGGGTGGCTGGCCCGGCAGAGCCCGGACCTGGGAGGACTCCGAGCACCAGGCGAAGAAGCTCAGGGGCAGCGAGGAGGAGCCACGCTCCTGGCTGCCCAAGCCGAAGATTGTGCTGCTCCTGGCCTATGCCGGGAAGGATTACAATGGCATGCAGAGGAATGCTGGGTCCTCACAATTTAAGACAATCAAAGATGACTTGGTGTCTGCCCTTGTCCGCTCGGGCTGTATCCCTGAAAATCATGGCGAAGACATGAGGAAAATTTCCTTCCAGTGGTGCGCCCGGACAGACAAGGGTGTGTCTGCAGCTGGTCAAATAGCGTCCCTGAAAGTGTGGCTGATTGatgacattttagaaaagatCGACATCCATCTTCCATCTCACATTCGGATTTTGGGACTGAAGAGGGTGACGGGTGGCTTTAACTCCAAGAACAAGTGTGATGCCAGGACATACTGCTACATGCTGCCCACTTTTGCCTTTGCCCACAAGGACCGGGACGTGCAGGTTGAGATCTACCGCCTGAGCCCTGAGACACTGCAGCGAGTCAACAGGCTCCTGGCCTATTATAAGGGTACTCACAATTTCCACAACTTCACCTCGCAGAAGGGGCCAAGGCCGCCCGGCGCAGAGAGTTACATCTTGGAGATGTTCTGCGAAGAGCCCTTCGAGTGGGAGGGCCTGGAGTTCGCTGTCATCAAGGTGAAGGGGCAGAGCTTCATGATGCATCAGATACGGAAGATGGTTGGCCTGGTGGTGGCAATCGTGAAGGGCTACGCCCGAGAGAGTGTCCTGGAGTGCAGCTGGGGGGAGAAGAAGGTTGATGTGCCCAAGGCACCAGAGCTTGGCCTCTTCCTGGAGAGGGTGCACTTTGAGAAGTACAAGCAGTGCTTCGTCAATGATGGGCTGCACGAGCCTCTGGACTGGGTGCAGGAGGAAGGCAAGGTTGCGGCCTTCAAGGAGGAGCACATCTACCCCACCATCTTCAGTATCCAGAGGGATGAGAGGTCCATGGCCCAGTGGCTCAGTACACTCCCTGTCCATGACTTCAGTGCCACTGCCCTTGCAGCAGCTGGCACAGGCACCAAGGTAGGGGCTGGGTCATGGCAGGGTTAG